A genomic region of Bernardetia sp. ABR2-2B contains the following coding sequences:
- a CDS encoding serine hydrolase, producing the protein MYKSILLLVVFAFFQTACNKNTDSKNSDTTTPKKEDIYHSQIDSLMKVSYERGIFNGNILVVKNTKILYQNEFGYTDASKTNKLNQNSVFNIGSIAKEFNAVAIMMLKEQGKLSLDDKLSKFDLGLPKWAETVIVRHLLQYTSGLPRINWNTVKNDQDIFTDLRTLEKLNFDAGTDYFYNNNNVFLQRRIVEKVSGMSFNDFVKKNILVPTEMNNSIIDPNSQNPQFVNSFSNDLVNDEPMDIEFTGWVCPTINDMQKWIVSLHSGELISKESLITLSEAYSENSQSALGNGFVENNDLVIHRHHGSSSNYEVFTHYNKKENLIVILMTNNKNSKLQDIIQAVENISKGESFEIPKKSIYLTIRQKSYENVEEGIKLYNDLKENDFETYNFSDENELNQLGYKLIEKEQIEDAIKIFQLLISEFPNSSNPYDSMGEAYYLNGNTDLALLNYKKSLELNPTNSNAEKMIEKIESEK; encoded by the coding sequence ATGTATAAATCAATTCTTTTGTTAGTCGTCTTTGCTTTTTTTCAAACTGCTTGTAATAAGAACACAGACTCAAAAAATAGCGATACTACTACTCCAAAAAAAGAAGATATTTATCATTCTCAGATAGATTCATTAATGAAAGTATCTTATGAACGTGGCATTTTTAATGGAAATATTTTAGTAGTTAAAAACACTAAAATTCTTTATCAGAATGAATTTGGATATACTGATGCCTCTAAAACAAACAAACTAAACCAAAATTCTGTATTTAATATTGGTTCTATTGCGAAGGAATTTAATGCTGTTGCTATAATGATGTTAAAGGAACAAGGAAAACTCAGCTTGGATGATAAATTGTCAAAATTTGATTTAGGCTTACCAAAATGGGCAGAAACGGTTATTGTTCGTCATTTGCTACAATATACAAGTGGATTGCCAAGAATAAATTGGAATACTGTCAAAAATGACCAAGATATTTTTACCGATTTGAGAACTCTTGAAAAATTAAATTTTGATGCTGGAACAGATTATTTTTATAACAATAATAATGTATTTCTTCAAAGAAGAATTGTGGAAAAAGTATCAGGAATGAGTTTTAATGATTTTGTAAAGAAAAATATTCTTGTTCCAACTGAGATGAATAATTCTATTATTGACCCTAATTCTCAAAATCCTCAATTTGTAAATTCGTTTAGTAATGATTTAGTAAACGATGAACCTATGGATATTGAATTTACAGGCTGGGTTTGTCCTACAATAAATGATATGCAAAAATGGATAGTTAGTTTGCATTCAGGAGAATTGATTAGCAAAGAATCTCTAATTACATTGTCAGAAGCATATTCAGAAAATAGTCAGTCAGCTTTGGGGAATGGATTTGTTGAAAATAATGATTTAGTAATTCATCGTCATCATGGTTCATCTTCCAACTATGAAGTATTTACTCATTACAACAAAAAAGAGAATTTAATCGTCATTTTGATGACAAATAATAAGAACTCTAAATTACAAGACATTATTCAAGCAGTTGAAAATATTTCAAAAGGAGAAAGTTTTGAAATTCCTAAAAAATCAATCTATTTGACTATCCGTCAGAAAAGTTATGAAAATGTAGAGGAAGGAATAAAATTATACAATGATTTAAAAGAGAACGATTTTGAAACCTATAATTTCTCTGATGAAAATGAGCTGAATCAACTAGGCTATAAATTGATTGAGAAAGAACAAATAGAAGATGCTATAAAAATATTTCAACTACTCATTTCTGAATTTCCAAACTCATCAAATCCCTATGATAGTATGGGAGAAGCCTATTATCTCAATGGAAATACTGATTTGGCTCTTCTCAACTACAAAAAATCATTAGAATTAAATCCTACTAATTCGAATGCAGAAAAAATGATTGAGAAGATTGAAAGTGAAAAATAG
- a CDS encoding prolyl oligopeptidase family serine peptidase produces the protein MKLKLLFSILLFSITTLSFSQEIKSQEQALDRIDQIMQGDKFVGVLPENGRWSYDGKAIYFSKKSSLEPLPTWYKQSISNGNPIGTPLKIAENDFNLNPKNYVFGDDSNFENYNKIKTSKVVSIDGDLYLQDVQNGSAKRLTNTLENENNPTFTRNDSAVVYQKGNDLFYFWLQGEQIGQTQQLTSFVDSDKKTEKSLNDAEKWLNNQQNDLLEIIRINKAEDSIKNAQPKPYRLTAIPLNGKYISSVQISNDGRFVIYVLGEYSSKSTEVPNYINELGYTENLPARSKVGNATANFELYVYDRYGKTNDKIDLSSLPKMMENPAYYAEYGKELKRNSARNLWIHETKWSPNGKKGVMVVRADDSKSRWIVAMDLTSENDKLKLVDYQQDDAWIGGEGISGWHASTGTLGWQDNETVYFQSEKTGFSHLYTYNFKTKKSNQLTNGNFEVTNVWLSKNNETFYVRANKENFHEYHLYKLGKKNSLEKITSKKGVYEDFVLSPDEKYWIARYSYSNKPWELVVFANKTNSTTQRQITNSTTEEFKNYSWYPKYTTITIDSSGKQFPAKLIEQPDSMTEGMKPYSWYEPKIITFKTPDGAEVPARIYEPDANVKNKAAVMFVHGAGYLQNVHYGWSSYYREYMFHNLLREQGYTVIDIDYRGSKGYGRDWRTAIYRHMGNKELVDYVAGADYLVKNHDIDKDRIGIYGGSYGGFMTMMAMFKEPKVFRSGAALRSVTDWAHYNHPYTANILNTPVEDSLAYVRSSPIYFAEGLEGDLLICHGMLDTNVQFQDVVRLSQRLIELRKENWELAVYPIEGHGFVYPTSWADEYKRIYQLFDRTIGKQKE, from the coding sequence ATGAAACTAAAACTTCTATTCTCCATTTTATTATTTTCAATAACTACACTTTCTTTTTCTCAAGAAATAAAAAGCCAAGAACAAGCCTTAGACAGAATCGACCAAATTATGCAAGGCGATAAATTCGTAGGTGTATTGCCAGAAAATGGGCGTTGGTCGTATGATGGTAAAGCAATTTACTTTTCTAAAAAGTCATCTTTAGAACCTTTACCGACGTGGTACAAACAAAGTATTTCGAATGGAAATCCGATTGGCACTCCACTAAAAATTGCTGAAAATGATTTTAATCTAAATCCCAAAAATTATGTTTTTGGAGATGATAGTAACTTTGAAAATTACAATAAAATAAAGACTTCAAAAGTAGTTTCGATAGATGGTGATTTGTATTTACAAGACGTACAAAATGGAAGTGCAAAAAGACTTACCAACACATTAGAAAATGAAAACAATCCTACTTTTACAAGAAATGATAGTGCCGTTGTTTATCAAAAAGGAAATGATTTATTCTATTTTTGGCTACAAGGAGAGCAAATTGGACAAACACAGCAACTTACTTCTTTCGTAGATTCGGATAAAAAGACCGAAAAATCATTAAATGATGCCGAAAAGTGGCTCAATAATCAGCAAAATGACTTATTAGAAATTATCAGAATAAACAAAGCAGAAGATTCTATAAAGAATGCTCAACCAAAACCGTATCGCCTAACAGCTATTCCACTTAATGGAAAATATATTTCTTCTGTTCAGATTAGTAACGACGGACGTTTTGTGATTTATGTTTTGGGAGAATATTCTTCAAAATCTACTGAAGTTCCTAATTATATCAATGAGCTTGGTTATACAGAAAATTTACCTGCTCGTTCGAAAGTAGGAAATGCAACAGCTAATTTTGAACTCTATGTATATGATAGATATGGAAAAACAAATGATAAAATTGATTTGTCTAGTTTGCCAAAAATGATGGAAAATCCTGCTTATTATGCAGAATACGGCAAGGAACTGAAAAGAAATTCAGCAAGAAACTTATGGATTCATGAAACAAAATGGTCGCCAAATGGAAAAAAAGGAGTGATGGTAGTTCGTGCAGATGACTCAAAAAGTCGTTGGATTGTAGCAATGGATTTGACAAGTGAAAATGATAAACTAAAGCTAGTAGATTATCAGCAAGATGATGCGTGGATAGGTGGAGAAGGCATTAGTGGTTGGCACGCTTCAACAGGAACATTAGGTTGGCAAGACAACGAAACAGTTTATTTTCAATCTGAAAAAACAGGATTTTCGCATCTTTATACCTATAATTTCAAAACAAAAAAATCAAATCAACTTACCAACGGAAATTTTGAAGTAACTAATGTTTGGCTCTCAAAGAATAATGAGACCTTTTATGTTCGTGCTAACAAAGAAAATTTCCATGAGTATCATTTATACAAGCTAGGTAAGAAAAATAGTTTGGAGAAAATCACTTCCAAAAAAGGAGTTTATGAAGATTTTGTTTTGTCGCCTGATGAAAAGTATTGGATTGCTCGTTATTCTTATTCAAATAAGCCTTGGGAATTAGTCGTTTTTGCAAATAAAACCAATTCAACTACACAAAGACAAATTACAAATTCAACAACAGAAGAGTTTAAAAACTATTCATGGTATCCAAAATATACAACTATTACAATAGATAGTAGTGGAAAACAATTTCCTGCAAAACTTATAGAGCAACCTGATTCTATGACCGAAGGAATGAAGCCATATTCTTGGTACGAACCAAAAATTATTACTTTCAAAACGCCAGACGGAGCAGAAGTTCCTGCACGTATTTATGAGCCTGATGCAAATGTGAAAAATAAAGCTGCTGTTATGTTTGTTCATGGGGCAGGATATTTACAGAATGTTCATTATGGTTGGAGTTCGTATTATAGAGAATATATGTTTCATAACCTTTTGAGAGAGCAAGGCTATACAGTCATTGATATTGATTATCGTGGTAGCAAAGGCTATGGCAGAGATTGGAGAACGGCAATTTATCGCCACATGGGAAATAAAGAATTGGTAGATTATGTAGCTGGTGCAGATTATTTAGTCAAAAATCACGATATTGATAAAGACAGAATCGGAATTTATGGTGGTTCGTATGGTGGTTTTATGACGATGATGGCGATGTTTAAAGAACCTAAAGTTTTTCGTTCGGGTGCAGCCCTTCGTTCGGTTACAGATTGGGCGCATTACAATCATCCTTATACAGCAAATATTCTGAATACTCCTGTTGAGGATAGTTTGGCGTATGTTCGTTCTTCTCCAATTTATTTTGCCGAAGGTTTGGAAGGCGATTTACTTATTTGTCATGGAATGCTTGATACAAATGTTCAGTTTCAAGACGTAGTTAGGCTTTCTCAGCGACTTATTGAACTAAGAAAAGAAAACTGGGAACTTGCCGTTTATCCAATTGAAGGACATGGTTTTGTTTACCCTACAAGTTGGGCAGACGAGTATAAACGCATTTATCAGCTTTTTGATAGAACAATAGGAAAACAAAAAGAGTAG
- the msrB gene encoding peptide-methionine (R)-S-oxide reductase MsrB, producing the protein MNTKTIILPILAIVCGLGLVAFLGVTDNSESNTQNTDKKVEAAEGLNFNKLNQKDTSMSDYKEKKSESEWKEELTENEYRVLRQKGTERAFTGEFYDHHEKGIYTCGACNEKLFDSKTKYESGSGWPSFYTTIEGNVKEITDRSHGMVRTEVVCNNCGSHLGHVFNDGPKPTGMRYCINSISLDFEKE; encoded by the coding sequence ATGAATACAAAAACTATAATTTTGCCAATATTGGCTATTGTGTGTGGCTTAGGATTAGTTGCTTTTTTGGGTGTTACAGATAACTCTGAAAGCAACACGCAAAATACTGATAAAAAAGTAGAAGCTGCCGAAGGTCTAAATTTTAATAAATTAAATCAAAAAGATACCTCTATGTCAGACTATAAAGAAAAGAAAAGTGAAAGTGAATGGAAAGAAGAATTAACAGAAAATGAGTACCGAGTTTTGCGCCAAAAAGGAACAGAACGAGCATTTACAGGCGAATTTTACGACCATCACGAAAAGGGAATTTATACATGTGGAGCTTGTAATGAAAAATTATTTGATTCAAAAACAAAATATGAATCGGGTAGTGGATGGCCAAGTTTTTATACAACAATTGAAGGAAATGTAAAAGAAATTACAGACCGTTCGCACGGAATGGTTCGTACAGAAGTTGTTTGTAATAACTGTGGTTCGCATTTAGGACACGTTTTTAATGATGGTCCTAAACCAACAGGAATGCGTTATTGTATCAACTCTATTTCACTAGATTTTGAAAAAGAATAG
- the pdxH gene encoding pyridoxamine 5'-phosphate oxidase has translation MKNSHTPIELFKKWFSEEEKLSKLSVPTAVCLSTIGLDGFPNSRFVSLKEIVKDSFIITTPLDSRKGAEIENNNKVALTFWWTETQRQIRIQGIATKIDKELAQKYFEERNLESQIVSLICQQGKEIDDIKILEKEIIQMSLTNPKIEMPKNWGGYSIEPIRIEFMEFRKTRFHDRKLYEMENNKWTLKQLQP, from the coding sequence ATGAAAAACTCACACACACCTATAGAATTATTTAAAAAATGGTTTAGTGAAGAAGAAAAATTATCAAAATTAAGTGTTCCTACAGCAGTTTGTTTGTCTACAATTGGTTTAGATGGATTTCCAAATTCACGATTTGTTTCTCTTAAAGAAATAGTGAAGGACAGTTTTATCATAACTACTCCACTTGATTCTAGGAAAGGAGCAGAAATAGAAAATAATAATAAAGTTGCTCTGACTTTTTGGTGGACAGAAACTCAAAGACAAATTAGAATACAAGGAATTGCAACCAAAATAGATAAAGAATTAGCTCAAAAATATTTTGAAGAACGAAATTTAGAATCTCAAATTGTGTCTTTAATTTGCCAACAGGGAAAAGAAATTGATGACATTAAGATTCTTGAAAAAGAAATTATTCAAATGAGTTTAACAAACCCCAAAATTGAAATGCCAAAAAACTGGGGTGGTTATTCCATTGAACCAATCAGAATAGAGTTTATGGAATTTAGAAAGACACGTTTTCATGATAGAAAACTTTATGAAATGGAAAATAATAAGTGGACTTTAAAACAACTTCAACCTTAA
- a CDS encoding MBL fold metallo-hydrolase yields MKVTFLGTGTSQGVPVIACECEVCQSLDYRDKRLRVSIHIEVENQNGEEKSFIVDTGADFRQQCLRERIKKLDAVLYTHQHKDHTAGMDEVRSFNFSQKKDMPIYAREPVLEQLKREFAYIFADFKYPGIPQVETHIIENKAFEVEGVKIIPIDVLHYKLPVFGFRIKDFTYITDVNFISEEELEKVKGTKILVLGALQKEEHISHYTLDQAIEVIQKLNPEKAYLTHISHKMGLHKSVSEELPPNIELAHDGLQIKL; encoded by the coding sequence ATGAAAGTAACATTTTTAGGAACAGGAACATCACAAGGTGTTCCTGTTATTGCATGTGAGTGTGAAGTTTGTCAGTCTTTAGATTATAGAGATAAGCGTTTGCGTGTTTCTATTCATATTGAAGTAGAAAACCAAAATGGCGAAGAAAAGAGTTTCATTGTTGATACTGGAGCAGATTTTAGACAGCAATGTTTGAGAGAACGAATCAAAAAATTAGATGCTGTTCTTTATACGCATCAACACAAAGACCACACGGCAGGAATGGATGAGGTGCGTTCTTTTAATTTTTCTCAAAAAAAAGATATGCCAATTTATGCTAGAGAACCTGTTTTGGAACAGTTAAAGCGAGAATTTGCTTATATTTTTGCAGATTTTAAATACCCCGGTATTCCACAAGTAGAAACGCATATCATAGAAAATAAAGCCTTTGAAGTAGAAGGAGTAAAAATAATTCCGATTGATGTTTTGCATTACAAACTTCCTGTTTTTGGATTCAGAATTAAAGATTTTACCTATATTACGGATGTTAATTTTATTTCTGAAGAAGAATTAGAAAAAGTAAAAGGAACAAAAATTCTTGTCTTGGGAGCATTACAAAAAGAAGAACATATTTCGCATTATACATTAGACCAAGCCATTGAAGTAATACAGAAATTAAATCCTGAAAAAGCCTATTTGACTCATATTAGCCATAAAATGGGGCTTCATAAATCTGTTTCAGAAGAACTTCCTCCAAATATTGAACTGGCTCATGATGGTTTGCAAATTAAATTATAA
- a CDS encoding MMPL family transporter: MWLKIANFILKNRLWLLLLLFALTAFMGYQGTKAQLSYTFTKVVPDSDKDIVFFKQFKELFGQDDNVVVLGVEDERLFELENFQKWQKLLYDLEKIKFANTKKVKDLGDSISAVTGVIGLGKLPYIYKNQEIKKFEPKPIFPKQVQTQKELDSLLNFTYKIKFYENQLINPENKASLALVTFLPVITSTAYNHQTVTKLTELGNKFSEETGIEVHYVGLPFLRVAISNKVKGEMVIFLSLSIAITAIFIFIFFRSFTPVFVSLSLISIVIIWTMGVFGILGYEITILTAILPPVLVVIGIPNCVYFITKYHQECNKKGNKEDAIKYVIKKIGVVTLITNTTTAIGFLVLISTRIGILSEFGLSAGITIFATFFISLIFLPVVFSYLPMPEGRRTKHLNKGIINSILTKFDFIIENHRPIIYGVTIMIVVVSAIGLYQIKANSFMVDDLPNESKEKTDIAFIEENFKGTMPLEIVIDTGKPKAYRRSQTLERIEEIENYVDSSAHLSTPVSLVTFIKAANQAYFNQSEQSYNLPDKRTGAYVLRYLKGQDDPTSISASFVDSTEQILRVSLKVADIGSLRLDSLVRTSLQPELDSIFADSIGSTKMTARVTGTTPIFLKGNTYLIDNLKWSLVLACFLVAIIIGALFQNIRVMIIAIVPNLIPLLVTAGIMGFFNISLKPSTALVFSIVFGIAVDDSLHFLARFRQELLTFNFDRHKAIDVALRETGKSMIYTSIILFAGFIIFAFSSFGGTVALGVLTSITLLVAMFTNLILLPALLLTFNANIRRSNHPPIEA, encoded by the coding sequence ATGTGGCTAAAAATAGCTAATTTCATTCTAAAAAATAGGTTGTGGCTTTTGCTTCTTCTCTTTGCTCTGACGGCTTTTATGGGTTATCAAGGCACAAAAGCGCAGCTTTCTTATACTTTTACAAAAGTAGTTCCTGACTCTGATAAGGACATTGTTTTTTTCAAGCAGTTTAAAGAGTTGTTTGGACAAGATGATAATGTTGTTGTCTTGGGAGTAGAAGATGAAAGGTTATTTGAGCTAGAAAACTTCCAAAAGTGGCAAAAACTATTGTATGACTTAGAAAAAATAAAATTTGCCAACACAAAAAAAGTAAAAGATTTAGGAGATAGTATAAGTGCTGTTACTGGTGTAATTGGACTAGGCAAATTACCTTATATCTACAAAAATCAAGAAATTAAGAAGTTTGAACCTAAGCCAATTTTTCCCAAGCAGGTTCAGACACAAAAAGAATTAGATAGCCTTCTGAACTTTACCTACAAGATAAAATTCTACGAAAATCAGCTAATAAATCCAGAAAATAAAGCTTCTTTAGCTTTGGTTACATTTCTGCCAGTCATTACAAGTACGGCATACAATCATCAAACGGTTACTAAACTTACAGAGCTAGGAAATAAATTTTCAGAAGAAACAGGTATTGAAGTTCATTATGTAGGTCTTCCATTTCTACGAGTCGCTATTTCGAATAAAGTAAAGGGCGAAATGGTTATTTTCTTGTCGCTTTCTATTGCCATTACAGCAATTTTTATATTTATATTTTTTCGTTCTTTTACTCCTGTTTTTGTCTCGCTCAGTCTTATCTCTATTGTCATTATTTGGACAATGGGTGTTTTTGGTATTTTGGGTTATGAAATAACTATCCTTACTGCTATTCTGCCTCCTGTTTTGGTAGTTATTGGTATTCCAAATTGTGTTTATTTTATCACAAAATATCATCAAGAATGTAACAAAAAAGGAAATAAAGAAGACGCTATTAAATATGTCATCAAAAAAATTGGAGTAGTTACACTAATTACAAATACCACAACTGCTATTGGTTTTTTGGTTTTGATAAGTACTAGAATAGGTATTTTGAGTGAGTTTGGGCTTTCTGCAGGTATTACTATTTTTGCTACATTCTTTATCTCTCTTATCTTTTTGCCTGTTGTCTTTTCGTACTTGCCAATGCCAGAAGGGAGACGAACTAAACACTTGAACAAAGGAATTATAAACAGTATTCTTACGAAATTTGATTTTATAATAGAAAATCACAGACCAATCATTTATGGAGTTACGATTATGATTGTTGTTGTTTCAGCTATTGGACTTTATCAAATAAAGGCAAACTCATTTATGGTAGATGACTTGCCAAACGAGAGCAAAGAAAAAACAGATATTGCTTTCATTGAAGAAAATTTTAAAGGAACAATGCCTTTAGAAATAGTCATTGATACAGGAAAACCAAAAGCCTATCGTAGAAGTCAGACCTTAGAAAGAATAGAAGAAATTGAAAATTATGTAGATAGTTCGGCACACCTTTCTACACCTGTTTCTTTGGTTACTTTCATAAAAGCTGCCAATCAAGCTTATTTTAATCAAAGTGAACAATCTTATAATCTGCCTGACAAGCGCACGGGAGCGTATGTTTTGCGTTATTTGAAAGGACAAGATGACCCAACTTCAATTTCTGCATCTTTTGTAGATAGCACAGAACAGATTTTGAGAGTTTCTCTGAAAGTAGCTGATATTGGTTCTTTGCGTTTGGATTCTTTAGTCAGAACGAGCCTACAACCAGAATTAGATAGCATTTTTGCTGACTCCATTGGTTCTACCAAAATGACTGCACGAGTAACTGGAACGACACCTATCTTCTTGAAAGGAAATACGTATTTGATAGATAATTTAAAATGGAGCTTGGTTCTAGCTTGTTTCTTAGTGGCAATAATAATTGGTGCGCTATTTCAAAATATCCGTGTGATGATTATTGCTATTGTTCCAAATCTGATTCCTCTTTTGGTAACGGCTGGAATTATGGGATTTTTTAATATTTCACTCAAACCAAGTACGGCACTTGTTTTTAGTATTGTTTTTGGTATTGCTGTTGATGATTCCCTTCACTTTTTGGCTCGTTTTAGACAAGAACTTTTAACCTTTAATTTTGATAGACACAAGGCGATTGATGTTGCACTTCGTGAAACAGGAAAAAGTATGATTTATACTTCGATTATTCTTTTTGCAGGATTTATCATTTTTGCTTTTTCTTCCTTTGGTGGAACAGTTGCGTTAGGAGTTCTGACTTCAATTACGCTGCTAGTGGCAATGTTTACCAATTTGATTTTACTTCCTGCTTTACTCCTTACTTTTAATGCAAATATTCGTCGTTCGAATCATCCTCCGATTGAAGCGTAA
- a CDS encoding DEAD/DEAH box helicase, with protein sequence MSNSIKNQKAILSKLGIEKLNEMQEEAKLAIHSSDEVILLSPTGTGKTIAFLLPIIENLDRNLEEIQTLIVVPSRELAIQIEQVMREMGTGFKVNAVYGGRAGSKDRLEIKHRPAVLIGTMGRVADHLRREAFETKFIKTLVLDEFDKSLEIGFEGEMKEILNILPQISKKILTSATQGVEIPSFVGLKNPLTIDYLRDGKGGNRKSSDLKIKLVTSPSKDKLETLLELLSHIGNENGIIFCNYKDSIERISNFLTENNISHGAFFGGMEQVDRERALIKFRNGTYKILLATDLAARGIDVPELNFIIHYHLPQRNEEFTHRNGRTARMNSKGTAYVLHYEYEDVPDFIEELNLPNQSLTEQQLPNPSEWLTLYISGGRKDKISKGDIAGLFFKQGNIEKDQLGIIELKNDCAFVSVKKSTLNSLLPKVNNVKLKKKKVRVSVV encoded by the coding sequence ATGTCAAATTCTATCAAAAATCAAAAAGCTATTTTATCAAAATTAGGAATAGAGAAACTCAATGAAATGCAAGAAGAAGCAAAACTTGCTATTCATTCTTCTGATGAAGTTATTCTACTTTCTCCAACAGGAACAGGAAAAACAATTGCTTTTTTACTTCCCATTATTGAGAATTTAGATAGAAATTTAGAAGAAATACAGACTCTTATTGTTGTTCCATCAAGAGAACTTGCCATTCAGATAGAACAAGTAATGCGTGAAATGGGAACTGGCTTTAAAGTAAATGCTGTTTATGGAGGACGTGCAGGGTCAAAAGACAGATTAGAAATAAAACACCGACCAGCCGTTTTGATAGGAACAATGGGAAGAGTAGCCGACCATTTGAGAAGAGAAGCCTTCGAAACAAAATTTATAAAAACGCTTGTTTTAGATGAGTTTGATAAATCTTTAGAAATTGGATTTGAAGGCGAGATGAAAGAAATTTTGAATATTTTGCCACAGATAAGTAAGAAAATTCTCACTTCTGCCACCCAAGGCGTAGAAATTCCAAGTTTTGTAGGACTAAAAAATCCTCTTACAATTGATTACCTCAGAGATGGAAAAGGAGGAAATAGAAAGAGTAGTGATTTAAAAATTAAATTAGTTACTTCTCCAAGCAAAGACAAACTAGAAACACTTTTAGAATTGCTTTCTCATATTGGAAATGAAAACGGAATTATTTTTTGTAATTATAAAGATTCTATTGAAAGGATAAGTAATTTTTTGACGGAAAATAATATTTCTCATGGTGCTTTCTTTGGTGGAATGGAACAAGTGGACAGAGAACGAGCGTTGATAAAATTTAGAAATGGAACGTATAAAATTTTGTTAGCAACTGATTTGGCAGCACGAGGAATTGATGTTCCAGAACTCAATTTTATTATTCATTATCATTTACCTCAAAGAAATGAAGAATTTACGCACCGAAACGGAAGAACGGCTCGTATGAACAGCAAAGGAACAGCGTATGTTTTGCACTACGAGTATGAAGATGTTCCTGATTTTATTGAAGAATTGAATTTACCGAATCAAAGTCTAACAGAACAGCAACTTCCCAATCCTTCTGAATGGCTTACTTTATATATTTCTGGAGGAAGAAAAGATAAAATTTCGAAAGGTGACATAGCAGGATTATTTTTCAAACAAGGAAACATTGAAAAAGACCAATTAGGAATCATCGAACTCAAAAATGATTGTGCTTTTGTTTCTGTGAAAAAATCTACATTAAATAGTCTTTTACCAAAAGTAAATAATGTGAAATTGAAGAAGAAAAAGGTTAGAGTTTCGGTGGTTTAA